One Setaria viridis chromosome 3, Setaria_viridis_v4.0, whole genome shotgun sequence DNA window includes the following coding sequences:
- the LOC117847596 gene encoding protein PSK SIMULATOR 1 isoform X2 codes for MGGLCSKVSAVDKSPSDTTLGRNQVADHEPGAVLEVEKPPVSGEAAAAAKRLEEQHQSFSFMESVVPGLAFRGGHNAGGDAGSRASPQLTRSLSQRAGLGKAKAGAAKVSEVSSILGRASTVGLEKAVEVLDTLGSSMTSLNSSSGFVSSNAAKGNKISMLAFEVANTIVRGSNLMRSLSEPSIKHLTEVVFHSEGVQHLISKDTDELLKMAAADKREELEVFTKEVVRFGNRCKDPQWHHLDRYFEKLASERTPQNHLKEDAESVMQKLVTCVQCTAELYHEFHALDRFEADYRLKQKEHDGLSSRGDSLDILKQEVKGQSKHVKNLKKRSLWSKNLEEVMEKLVDIVHFLHLEIHNTFGRADSEEPQEPAKHYNRLGPAGLALHYANIINQIDNLVSRSCAMPTNARDTLYHGLPPTVKSALRSKLQSFELKEELTAPQIKAEMEKTLRWLVPFASNTTKAYHGFGWVGEWANTGSELNCKISGQMDTTRIETLYHAEKEKADVLILELVVWLHHLICKSRNGHGGLRSPIKSPMSSPTKKGATITLLEGKTNNSSPILTQEDQDMLRDVKYRKFVPGISKSQEFDTTSSYSKQSRLSKSNSHSPASGNRKDILPVRRSSMFPVIDFEIDRTKALDLIDRLDDLKI; via the exons ATGGGAGGCCTCTGCTCGAAGGTTTCAGCCGTAGACAAGTCGCCGAGCGACACCACGCTTGGCCGGAACCAGGTTGCCGATCATGAGCCAGGGGCGGTGTTGGAGGTGGAGAAGCCGCCGGTGTCCGGagaggcggctgcggcggcaaaACGGCTGGAAGAGCAGCATCAGTCTTTCTCGTTCATGGAGAGCGTCGTGCCTGGGCTTGCTTTTCGTGGCGGGCAtaacgccggcggcgacgcggggtCCAGGGCCTCGCCGCAGCTGACCAGGTCGCTGTCGCAGAGGGCTGGTTTGGGCAAGGCAAAAGCTGGCGCTGCCAAG GTTTCAGAAGTGAGCTCAATTTTAGGTAGAGCTAGCACTGTTGGGCTTGAGAAAGCAGTGGAGGTTCTAGACACACTTGGCAGTAGCATGACAAGTTTAAATTCTAGTAGTGGTTTTGTGTCAAGTAATGCAGCAAAGGGAAACAAAATATCTATGTTGGCTTTTGAGGTGGCAAATACTATAGTTAGAGGCTCCAATCTGATGCGTTCTCTGTCAGAGCCTAGCATAAAGCATCTCACAGAAGTAGTGTTTCATTCAGAAGGTGTTCAACACCTTATATCCAAAGATACTGATGAATTACTCAAGATGGCAGCTGCTGACAAAAG GGAAGAGTTAGAAGTATTCACAAAAGAGGTTGTCCGCTTTGGAAACCGTTGCAAGGATCCTCAGTGGCACCACTTGGACCGCTACTTTGAAAA GTTGGCATCAGAACGAACACCACAAAATCACCTGAAAGAAGATGCAGAATCAGTAATGCAGAAATTGGTCACCTGCGTCCAATGCACAGCT GAATTATATCATGAATTTCATGCTTTGGATAGGTTTGAAGCTGATTACCGTCTTAAACAGAAAGAGCATGATGGCTTGAGTTCAAGAG GAGACAGTCTGGATATACTGAAGCAGGAAGTGAAGGGTCAGAGTAAGCATGTTAAAAATTTGAAAAAGAGGTCACTTTGGTCCAAGAATTTGGAAGAG GTGATGGAAAAGCTTGTAGACATTGTTCACTTCTTACATTTGGAGATACATAACACCTTCGGTCGTGCTG ACAGCGAAGAGCCGCAAGAACCTGCCAAACATTATAATAGATTGGGACCAGCAGGCCTTGCGTTGCATTATGCGAATATCATCAATCAGATCGATAATCTT GTTTCTCGATCATGTGCAATGCCTACAAATGCAAGGGATACCTTATATCATGGTTTGCCACCTACTGTCAAATCTGCTCTCCGTTCTAAGCTACAATCTTTTGAACTCAAGGAGGAG CTTACAGCTCCTCAGATCAAAGCTGAAATGGAGAAAACTCTGCGATGGCTTGTCCCTTTTGCTAGTAACACAACTAA GGCATACCATGGCTTCGGTTGGGTTGGAGAGTGGGCAAATACAGG ATCTGAGTTAAACTGCAAGATATCAGGGCAAATGGACACGACCCGAATCGAGACATTGTATCATGCTGAGAAGGAGAAGGCTGATGTGCTTATCCTGGAGCTTGTCGTGTGGCTTCATCATCTTATATGTAAATCAAGAAATGGCCATGGAGGTCTAAGGTCTCCCATCAAATCTCCCATGAGCTCACCAACAAAAAAGGGTGCCACAATCACACTGTTGGAAGGCAAAACGAACAATTCGTCACCAATTCTGACACAGGAGGATCAGGATATGCTAAGGGATGTTAAGTACAGGAAATTTGTCCCTGGAATAAGCAAAAGTCAAGAGTTTGACACAACGTCAAGTTACAGCAAACAGAGTAGGCTGAGCAAGAGCAATAGCCACTCTCCAGCCAGTGGCAACAGGAAAGACATTCTTCCAGTTAGGAGGTCTTCCATGTTTCCAGTTATTGACTTCGAGATTGACAGGACCAAAGCTTTGGATCTAATCGACAGGCTTGATGATCTAAAAATATAA
- the LOC117847596 gene encoding protein PSK SIMULATOR 1 isoform X1 encodes MGGLCSKVSAVDKSPSDTTLGRNQVADHEPGAVLEVEKPPVSGEAAAAAKRLEEQHQSFSFMESVVPGLAFRGGHNAGGDAGSRASPQLTRSLSQRAGLGKAKAGAAKVSEVSSILGRASTVGLEKAVEVLDTLGSSMTSLNSSSGFVSSNAAKGNKISMLAFEVANTIVRGSNLMRSLSEPSIKHLTEVVFHSEGVQHLISKDTDELLKMAAADKREELEVFTKEVVRFGNRCKDPQWHHLDRYFENLNSFRLASERTPQNHLKEDAESVMQKLVTCVQCTAELYHEFHALDRFEADYRLKQKEHDGLSSRGDSLDILKQEVKGQSKHVKNLKKRSLWSKNLEEVMEKLVDIVHFLHLEIHNTFGRADSEEPQEPAKHYNRLGPAGLALHYANIINQIDNLVSRSCAMPTNARDTLYHGLPPTVKSALRSKLQSFELKEELTAPQIKAEMEKTLRWLVPFASNTTKAYHGFGWVGEWANTGSELNCKISGQMDTTRIETLYHAEKEKADVLILELVVWLHHLICKSRNGHGGLRSPIKSPMSSPTKKGATITLLEGKTNNSSPILTQEDQDMLRDVKYRKFVPGISKSQEFDTTSSYSKQSRLSKSNSHSPASGNRKDILPVRRSSMFPVIDFEIDRTKALDLIDRLDDLKI; translated from the exons ATGGGAGGCCTCTGCTCGAAGGTTTCAGCCGTAGACAAGTCGCCGAGCGACACCACGCTTGGCCGGAACCAGGTTGCCGATCATGAGCCAGGGGCGGTGTTGGAGGTGGAGAAGCCGCCGGTGTCCGGagaggcggctgcggcggcaaaACGGCTGGAAGAGCAGCATCAGTCTTTCTCGTTCATGGAGAGCGTCGTGCCTGGGCTTGCTTTTCGTGGCGGGCAtaacgccggcggcgacgcggggtCCAGGGCCTCGCCGCAGCTGACCAGGTCGCTGTCGCAGAGGGCTGGTTTGGGCAAGGCAAAAGCTGGCGCTGCCAAG GTTTCAGAAGTGAGCTCAATTTTAGGTAGAGCTAGCACTGTTGGGCTTGAGAAAGCAGTGGAGGTTCTAGACACACTTGGCAGTAGCATGACAAGTTTAAATTCTAGTAGTGGTTTTGTGTCAAGTAATGCAGCAAAGGGAAACAAAATATCTATGTTGGCTTTTGAGGTGGCAAATACTATAGTTAGAGGCTCCAATCTGATGCGTTCTCTGTCAGAGCCTAGCATAAAGCATCTCACAGAAGTAGTGTTTCATTCAGAAGGTGTTCAACACCTTATATCCAAAGATACTGATGAATTACTCAAGATGGCAGCTGCTGACAAAAG GGAAGAGTTAGAAGTATTCACAAAAGAGGTTGTCCGCTTTGGAAACCGTTGCAAGGATCCTCAGTGGCACCACTTGGACCGCTACTTTGAAAA TTTAAATTCCTTTAGGTTGGCATCAGAACGAACACCACAAAATCACCTGAAAGAAGATGCAGAATCAGTAATGCAGAAATTGGTCACCTGCGTCCAATGCACAGCT GAATTATATCATGAATTTCATGCTTTGGATAGGTTTGAAGCTGATTACCGTCTTAAACAGAAAGAGCATGATGGCTTGAGTTCAAGAG GAGACAGTCTGGATATACTGAAGCAGGAAGTGAAGGGTCAGAGTAAGCATGTTAAAAATTTGAAAAAGAGGTCACTTTGGTCCAAGAATTTGGAAGAG GTGATGGAAAAGCTTGTAGACATTGTTCACTTCTTACATTTGGAGATACATAACACCTTCGGTCGTGCTG ACAGCGAAGAGCCGCAAGAACCTGCCAAACATTATAATAGATTGGGACCAGCAGGCCTTGCGTTGCATTATGCGAATATCATCAATCAGATCGATAATCTT GTTTCTCGATCATGTGCAATGCCTACAAATGCAAGGGATACCTTATATCATGGTTTGCCACCTACTGTCAAATCTGCTCTCCGTTCTAAGCTACAATCTTTTGAACTCAAGGAGGAG CTTACAGCTCCTCAGATCAAAGCTGAAATGGAGAAAACTCTGCGATGGCTTGTCCCTTTTGCTAGTAACACAACTAA GGCATACCATGGCTTCGGTTGGGTTGGAGAGTGGGCAAATACAGG ATCTGAGTTAAACTGCAAGATATCAGGGCAAATGGACACGACCCGAATCGAGACATTGTATCATGCTGAGAAGGAGAAGGCTGATGTGCTTATCCTGGAGCTTGTCGTGTGGCTTCATCATCTTATATGTAAATCAAGAAATGGCCATGGAGGTCTAAGGTCTCCCATCAAATCTCCCATGAGCTCACCAACAAAAAAGGGTGCCACAATCACACTGTTGGAAGGCAAAACGAACAATTCGTCACCAATTCTGACACAGGAGGATCAGGATATGCTAAGGGATGTTAAGTACAGGAAATTTGTCCCTGGAATAAGCAAAAGTCAAGAGTTTGACACAACGTCAAGTTACAGCAAACAGAGTAGGCTGAGCAAGAGCAATAGCCACTCTCCAGCCAGTGGCAACAGGAAAGACATTCTTCCAGTTAGGAGGTCTTCCATGTTTCCAGTTATTGACTTCGAGATTGACAGGACCAAAGCTTTGGATCTAATCGACAGGCTTGATGATCTAAAAATATAA
- the LOC117847597 gene encoding DAR GTPase 3, chloroplastic: MAASAAPTTSFPPAPAPAPARGLARIKTAPLPFGTFPRRVLLRAAGESAMVAGDTLLGLYEKERLGLSHYADEEFEEERYWETLDADLRYWTRSLRPVQWYPGHIAKTEKELKEQLRLMDVVIEIRDARIPLSTSHPKMDSWLGNRRRIIVLNREDMISTEDRNAWATYFANHGNKVVFANGQLGMGTMKLGRMAKSVASGVNTKRKEKGLLPRPVRAGIVGYPNVGKSSLINRLLKRRMCPAAPRPGVTRELKWVRFGTDLELLDSPGILPMRISDQTAAIKLAICDDIGERSYDFPDVAAILVQMLIRHPAVGSEAFRRRYRIDVDNDCGKTFVTKLSVHLFNGDANQAAFRILSDYRKGKFGWVALERPPT; encoded by the exons ATGGCAGCCTCGGCCGCACCCACCACCTCcttcccgccggcgccggcgccggcgccggcgcgggggctgGCGAGGATCAAGACGGCGCCTTTACCTTTCGGCACGTTTCCTCGCCGAGTGCTTCTCAGGGCGGCCGGCGAATCCGCCATG GTTGCTGGCGACACATTGCTTGGTTTATATGAGAAAGAGAGATTAGGTCTCTCACACTATGCAGACGAGGAGTTTGAAGAAGAGAGATACTGGGAAACCTTGGATGCTGATTTGCGCTACTGGACCAGATCCCTGCGTCCAGTGCAG TGGTATCCTGGTCATATTGCAAAAACAGAGAAAGAATTGAAGGAACAGTTGAGGCTTATGGATGTTGTCATAGAAATCCGTGATGCTAGGATTCCCTTGTCCACCAGCCACCCTAAG ATGGACTCCTGGCTAGGCAACCGGAGAAGGATCATAGTCTTGAATCGCGAGGATATGATCTCAACTGAGGACAGGAATGCATGGGCTACTTACTTTGCTAATCATGGCAACAAAGTTGTGTTCGCCAATGGGCAGCTGGGCATG GGTACAATGAAATTAGGTAGGATGGCAAAATCGGTAGCATCTGGTGTGAACACAAAGCGAAAGGAAAAGGGACTACTTCCTCGTCCG GTTCGAGCTGGAATAGTTGGATATCCAAATGTTGGTAAATCTTCCTTGATTAATCGCTTGCTAAAACGAAGAATGTGCCCAGCAGCACCGAGACCAGGTGTCACAAGAGAGCTGAA GTGGGTTCGTTTCGGAACAGACCTAGAGTTGCTAGATTCACCTGGAATTTTGCCTATGCGAATTAGTGACCAGACAGCTGCAATTAAGCTTGCTATATGTGATGATATTGGAGAAAGATCGTATGATTTCCCTGATGTGGCGGCGATTCTTGTACAAATGTTGATAAGACACCCGGCAGTAG GTTCTGAAGCATTTCGAAGGCGATATAGGATTGATGTAGACAACGACTGCGGTAAAAC GTTTGTTACAAAGCTCTCCGTTCACTTGTTCAATGGAGATGCAAATCAAGCAGCTTTCCGCATATTGTCAGACTACAGGAAAGGCAAATTTGGTTGGGTGGCGCTGGAGAGACCTCCGACCTAG